In Aegilops tauschii subsp. strangulata cultivar AL8/78 chromosome 3, Aet v6.0, whole genome shotgun sequence, one genomic interval encodes:
- the LOC109737645 gene encoding WAT1-related protein At3g18200: MGRDQQAGVGAGAAAAHREKVKLFMGVLALQFLLAGFHIVSRAALNMGISKLVFIVYRNVISLALLAPFAYFLEKKDRPPLTFSLLAEFFVLALIGITANQGFYLLGLYHLSPTYASAIQNMVPAITFVLATVLRLEQVDLGRRHGVAKVVGTVVSIGGATVITLYKGLPLFSHNLHVQAVLSWTSGSPIFNWTLGCVFILGHCLSWSGWMVLQVPVLKRYPARLSVISLTCVFGLLQFLVIAAFTEEDLSRWKVQSGGELFTILYAGLVASGVAFALQIWCIDRGGPLFTAVFQPVQTVAVAVMAAVILGDQLYTGGIIGAVLIVIGLYFVLWGKSEEKKTRSQDPEMARHLLGEDGGAADKDQQVNTTVLA, translated from the exons ATGGGGAGGGATCAGCAGGCAGGTGTAGGTgcaggcgcggcggcggcgcaccgGGAGAAGGTGAAGCTGTTCATGGGGGTGCTGGCGCTGCAGTTCCTGCTCGCCGGCTTCCACATCGTCAGCCGGGCGGCGCTCAACATGGGCATCAGCAAGCTCGTCTTCATCGTCTACCGCAACGTCATCTCCCTCGCCCTCCTCGCCCCCTTCGCCTACTTCCTCGAGAA gAAGGACCGGCCGCCGCTCACCTTCTCGCTGCTGGCGGAGTTCTTCGTGCTGGCGCTCATCGGGATCACGGCGAACCAGGGGTTCTACCTGCTGGGGCTGTACCACCTGTCGCCGACCTACGCGTCGGCGATCCAGAACATGGTGCCAGCCATCACCTTCGTGCTGGCCACGGTCCTCCGGCTGGAGCAGGTGGACCTGGGCCGGCGGCACGGGGTGGCCAAGGTGGTGGGCACCGTGGTGAGCATCGGCGGCGCCACGGTGATCACGCTCTACAAGGGCCTGCCGCTCTTCAGCCACAACCTGCACGTGCAGGCCGTCCTCTCCTGGACCTCCGGCAGCCCCATCTTCAACTGGACCCTGGGCTGCGTCTTCATCCTCGGCCACTGCCTCTCCTGGTCCGGCTGGATGGTGCTCCAGGTGCCGGTGCTCAAGCGGTACCCGGCGAGGCTGTCGGTCATCTCGCTCACCTGCGTCTTCGGGCTGCTCCAGTTCCTCGTCATCGCCGCCTTCACCGAGGAGGACCTCAGCCGGTGGAAGGTGCAGTCCGGCGGGGAGCTGTTCACCATCCTCTACGCGGGGCTGGTGGCCTCCGGCGTGGCGTTCGCGCTGCAGATCTGGTGCATCGACCGCGGCGGCCCGCTCTTCACCGCCGTGTTCCAGCCCGTGCagaccgtcgccgtcgccgtcatgGCCGCCGTCATCCTCGGCGACCAGCTCTACACCGGAGGGATCATCGGCGCGGTGCTGATCGTCATCGGGCTCTACTTCGTGCTGTGGGGCAAGAGCGAGGAGAAGAAGACGAGGAGCCAAGACCCGGAGATGGCGAGGCACCTGCTCGGGGaagacggcggcgcggcggacaAAGATCAGCAAGTGAACACCACTGTGCTGGCGTGA